A stretch of the Odontesthes bonariensis isolate fOdoBon6 chromosome 5, fOdoBon6.hap1, whole genome shotgun sequence genome encodes the following:
- the ebag9 gene encoding receptor-binding cancer antigen expressed on SiSo cells isoform X1, translating into MAITQFRLFKICTCLASLLSFFKRLICRSGRGRKLSGDQITLPTTVDFSSSLPKQSAQPEIEEWSSWDEEAPTSIKIEGGNGNVSPPPDDVEEEPDYFKDMTPTIRKTQKIVLKKREPLNYLVPDGSAGFSSRLAASQDMMTFSPPSAELGEMETWQEDTNAWEDESDAAWEAEEVLRQQKMAEREKRFMEQQRKKMEKDAQRMLKKDQKIAVKLS; encoded by the exons ATGGCCATCACTCAGTTCCGTCTGTTCAAGATCTGCACGTGCTTAGCCAGcttactttctttctttaaaaggcTGATATGCAG GAGTGGAAGGGGCCGCAAGCTCAGTGGCGACCAAATCACTCTCCCGACAACAGTGGATTTTTCCTCATCTTTACCGAAACAG TCCGCACAGCCAGAGATTGAAGAATGGAGTTCATGGGATGAAGAGGCTCCTACAAGTATTAAAATTGAAGGTGGCAATGGAAACGTTTCCCCTCCACCCGACGATGTGGAAGAAGAGCCCGACTACTTCAAAGACATGACTCCCACCATCAGGAAAACACAGAAG ATCGTGCTGAAGAAGAGGGAGCCCTTGAACTATTTGGTGCCTGATGGCTCGGCAGGATTCTCCAGCAGGCTGGCAGCCTCTCAGGATATGATGACCTTCAGTCCACCTTCG GCCGAACTGGGAGAAATGGAAACCTGGCAGGAGGACACAAATGCCTGGGAGGACGAGTCTGATGCTGCCTGGGAGGCAGAGGAGGTGCTCAG gcaACAGAAGATGGCCGAGAGAGAGAAGCGGTTCATGGAGCAGCAGAGGAAAAAGATGGAGAAAGATGCTCAGAGAATGCTGAAGAAGGACCAGAAGATCGCTGTCAAGCTCTCATAA
- the ebag9 gene encoding receptor-binding cancer antigen expressed on SiSo cells isoform X2, protein MAITQFRLFKICTCLASLLSFFKRLICRSGRGRKLSGDQITLPTTVDFSSSLPKQPEIEEWSSWDEEAPTSIKIEGGNGNVSPPPDDVEEEPDYFKDMTPTIRKTQKIVLKKREPLNYLVPDGSAGFSSRLAASQDMMTFSPPSAELGEMETWQEDTNAWEDESDAAWEAEEVLRQQKMAEREKRFMEQQRKKMEKDAQRMLKKDQKIAVKLS, encoded by the exons ATGGCCATCACTCAGTTCCGTCTGTTCAAGATCTGCACGTGCTTAGCCAGcttactttctttctttaaaaggcTGATATGCAG GAGTGGAAGGGGCCGCAAGCTCAGTGGCGACCAAATCACTCTCCCGACAACAGTGGATTTTTCCTCATCTTTACCGAAACAG CCAGAGATTGAAGAATGGAGTTCATGGGATGAAGAGGCTCCTACAAGTATTAAAATTGAAGGTGGCAATGGAAACGTTTCCCCTCCACCCGACGATGTGGAAGAAGAGCCCGACTACTTCAAAGACATGACTCCCACCATCAGGAAAACACAGAAG ATCGTGCTGAAGAAGAGGGAGCCCTTGAACTATTTGGTGCCTGATGGCTCGGCAGGATTCTCCAGCAGGCTGGCAGCCTCTCAGGATATGATGACCTTCAGTCCACCTTCG GCCGAACTGGGAGAAATGGAAACCTGGCAGGAGGACACAAATGCCTGGGAGGACGAGTCTGATGCTGCCTGGGAGGCAGAGGAGGTGCTCAG gcaACAGAAGATGGCCGAGAGAGAGAAGCGGTTCATGGAGCAGCAGAGGAAAAAGATGGAGAAAGATGCTCAGAGAATGCTGAAGAAGGACCAGAAGATCGCTGTCAAGCTCTCATAA
- the sybu gene encoding syntabulin isoform X2 encodes MGPFQEYEEKKSPEKGSPRSRIPRLVLHPFRPKDKGSPLSDSPLSEEEGKECDISSDHSKRTISTNSFCSGSEQSAQGSPILPERKTKVKRVRVMAEWSGEPRSTTRHKRELRSAMKTRGSEADFSSSSSTGSLKTRESLTSSSVGRKAPSRSHGTRIRPVPVFKPAGSLTASRDAELYAPYRTPSRAASSTNSSSCNSSPTTRRVSLGRYHSCGDNHGIRPPNPEQYLTPLQQKEVAIRHLKTKLLESENKVCDRETEVEELKAQLGRMREDWIEEECHRVEAQLSLKEARKEIKQLRQVVETMKSSLMEKDKGIQKYFIDINIQNRKLESLLQSMELAQSGANLHDENSLDFMCDSPDEGGKKVVVEEGGMELEDQGAEAMADSGLLINDEMANREDIFEQVLMSTTMDFSQDSSSKPGAPEESEFWVSALSEGELADVSTTHPPSLPNALATTDAISSSPPSQQNSDDKGIQTEPVPMSPDLQALLLQMLKFHGASLEDAALASPSSLLGFPNLPSITSSTAIQPDPTPSQPNMPPGSPDTSTDSGKCCLEPAESRRFMEELDFGVNEGENCLSPGLDVVGKRYWSNSFLVDLVAVAAPVLPTVAWLYSRHGVDGSAPVYNIAALIRGCCIMGLHSLRQVADSPDA; translated from the exons ATGGGACCATTCCAAGAATATGAG GAAAAGAAATCCCCAGAGAAAGGAAGCCCCCGAAGCCGCATTCCACGTTTGGTCCTTCATCCTTTCCGACCAAAGGACAAAGGATCTCCCCTGTCTGATTCCCCCTTGTCAGAGGAGGAGGGTAAGGAGTGTGACATCAGCTCCGACCACTCCAAGAGGACCATCAGCACCAACAGTTTTTGCTCCG GCTCCGAGCAGAGTGCCCAGGGATCGCCGATACTCCCAGAGCGCAAAACCAAAGTGAAGAGGGTGAGGGTGATGGCCGAGTGGAGCGGCGAACCGCGGAGCACAACGAGGCACAAGAGGGAGCTGAGGTCGGCCATGAAAACCAGAG GTAGTGAGGCAGACTTCAGCTCCTCTAGTAGCACCGGCAGCCTGAAGACCAGGGAGAGCCTCACCTCCAGTTCAGTTGGGAGGAAAGCTCCTTCACGCAG TCATGGCACACGCATTCGGCCAGTCCCAGTGTTCAAACCAGCCGGGAGCCTGACAGCCAGTCGTGATGCAGAACTGTATGCGCCCTACAGGACTCCTTCCAGAGCTGCCTCCTCAACCAATAGCAGCAGCTGCAACTCCAGCCCCACCACTAG AAGAGTGAGCTTGGGCCGCTACCACTCCTGCGGAGACAACCATGGCATCAGGCCCCCGAACCCCGAGCAGTACCTCACCCCGCTACAGCAGAAGGAAGTGGCCATCAGGCACTTGAAGACCAAACTACTGGAGTCTGAGAACAAAGTTTGTGACAG AGAGACAGAGGTTGAGGAGCTTAAGGCACAGCTTGGCAGAATGAGGGAAGACTGGATTGAAGAGGAATGTCACAGAGTGGAGGCTCAGCTGTCCCTCAAAGAAGCCCGCAAAGAAATCAAACAGCTCCGTCAGGTGGTGGAAACCATGAAGAGCAGCCTGATGGAGAAGGATAAGGGTATACAGAAGTACTTCATTGATATCAACATCCAAAACAGAAAGTTGGAGTCCCTGCTGCAAAGCATGGAGCTTGCCCAAAGTGGCGCTAACCTCCATGACGAAAACTCCTTGGACTTTATGTGTGACAGCCCTGATGAAGGTGGAAAGAAGGTGGTAgtggaggagggtgggatgGAGCTGGAAGACCAAGGAGCAGAGGCAATGGCGGACAGCGGGCTGCTGATAAACGATGAGATGGCCAACAGAGAAGATATTTTTGAGCAAGTCCTCATGTCCACTACAATGGATTTCAGCCAGGATTCCAGTAGCAAGCCAGGGGCCCCAGAAGAGTCTGAGTTTTGGGTGTCTGCTCTGTCAGAGGGAGAGTTGGCCGATGTATCTACTACACACCCACCATCTCTGCCAAATGCACTTGCAACCACAGATGCAATCTCCTCAAGCCCTCCTTCTCAGCAGAACTCGGATGATAAAGGAATCCAGACTGAGCCAGTGCCCATGTCTCCGGACCTGCAGGCGCTGCTTCTTCAGATGCTCAAGTTCCACGGGGCTTCATTGGAGGATGCAGCGTTGGCATCCCCCAGCAGTCTCCTGGGATTTCCGAACCTACCCTCCATCACTTCCTCTACTGCCATTCAGCCTGACCCAACACCTTCCCAACCCAACATGCCTCCAGGGAGCCCCGACACCTCAACCGATTCTGGCAAATGTTGCTTGGAGCCTGCAGAGAGTCGCCGGTTTATGGAGGAGCTGGACTTTGGAGTCAATGAGGGGGAAAATTGTCTGTCTCCAGGACTGGATGTGGTTGGCAAGCGTTACTGGAGCAACAGCTTCCTGGTTGATCTGGTCGCAGTAGCAGCCCCGGTGTTGCCGACGGTGGCCTGGCTGTACTCTCGGCACGGTGTGGACGGGAGCGCTCCAGTGTACAACATTGCCGCTCTGATCAGGGGCTGTTGCATCATGGGATTGCACTCTCTTCGCCAGGTCGCAGACAGTCCAGATGCGTAG
- the sybu gene encoding syntabulin isoform X1, translated as MGPFQEYEEKKSPEKGSPRSRIPRLVLHPFRPKDKGSPLSDSPLSEEEGKECDISSDHSKRTISTNSFCSDDTGCPTSQSVSPSKTPSGSEQSAQGSPILPERKTKVKRVRVMAEWSGEPRSTTRHKRELRSAMKTRGSEADFSSSSSTGSLKTRESLTSSSVGRKAPSRSHGTRIRPVPVFKPAGSLTASRDAELYAPYRTPSRAASSTNSSSCNSSPTTRRVSLGRYHSCGDNHGIRPPNPEQYLTPLQQKEVAIRHLKTKLLESENKVCDRETEVEELKAQLGRMREDWIEEECHRVEAQLSLKEARKEIKQLRQVVETMKSSLMEKDKGIQKYFIDINIQNRKLESLLQSMELAQSGANLHDENSLDFMCDSPDEGGKKVVVEEGGMELEDQGAEAMADSGLLINDEMANREDIFEQVLMSTTMDFSQDSSSKPGAPEESEFWVSALSEGELADVSTTHPPSLPNALATTDAISSSPPSQQNSDDKGIQTEPVPMSPDLQALLLQMLKFHGASLEDAALASPSSLLGFPNLPSITSSTAIQPDPTPSQPNMPPGSPDTSTDSGKCCLEPAESRRFMEELDFGVNEGENCLSPGLDVVGKRYWSNSFLVDLVAVAAPVLPTVAWLYSRHGVDGSAPVYNIAALIRGCCIMGLHSLRQVADSPDA; from the exons ATGGGACCATTCCAAGAATATGAG GAAAAGAAATCCCCAGAGAAAGGAAGCCCCCGAAGCCGCATTCCACGTTTGGTCCTTCATCCTTTCCGACCAAAGGACAAAGGATCTCCCCTGTCTGATTCCCCCTTGTCAGAGGAGGAGGGTAAGGAGTGTGACATCAGCTCCGACCACTCCAAGAGGACCATCAGCACCAACAGTTTTTGCTCCG ATGACACCGGCTGCCCCACTAGTCAGTCTGTGTCCCCCTCCAAAACCCCGTCAGGCTCCGAGCAGAGTGCCCAGGGATCGCCGATACTCCCAGAGCGCAAAACCAAAGTGAAGAGGGTGAGGGTGATGGCCGAGTGGAGCGGCGAACCGCGGAGCACAACGAGGCACAAGAGGGAGCTGAGGTCGGCCATGAAAACCAGAG GTAGTGAGGCAGACTTCAGCTCCTCTAGTAGCACCGGCAGCCTGAAGACCAGGGAGAGCCTCACCTCCAGTTCAGTTGGGAGGAAAGCTCCTTCACGCAG TCATGGCACACGCATTCGGCCAGTCCCAGTGTTCAAACCAGCCGGGAGCCTGACAGCCAGTCGTGATGCAGAACTGTATGCGCCCTACAGGACTCCTTCCAGAGCTGCCTCCTCAACCAATAGCAGCAGCTGCAACTCCAGCCCCACCACTAG AAGAGTGAGCTTGGGCCGCTACCACTCCTGCGGAGACAACCATGGCATCAGGCCCCCGAACCCCGAGCAGTACCTCACCCCGCTACAGCAGAAGGAAGTGGCCATCAGGCACTTGAAGACCAAACTACTGGAGTCTGAGAACAAAGTTTGTGACAG AGAGACAGAGGTTGAGGAGCTTAAGGCACAGCTTGGCAGAATGAGGGAAGACTGGATTGAAGAGGAATGTCACAGAGTGGAGGCTCAGCTGTCCCTCAAAGAAGCCCGCAAAGAAATCAAACAGCTCCGTCAGGTGGTGGAAACCATGAAGAGCAGCCTGATGGAGAAGGATAAGGGTATACAGAAGTACTTCATTGATATCAACATCCAAAACAGAAAGTTGGAGTCCCTGCTGCAAAGCATGGAGCTTGCCCAAAGTGGCGCTAACCTCCATGACGAAAACTCCTTGGACTTTATGTGTGACAGCCCTGATGAAGGTGGAAAGAAGGTGGTAgtggaggagggtgggatgGAGCTGGAAGACCAAGGAGCAGAGGCAATGGCGGACAGCGGGCTGCTGATAAACGATGAGATGGCCAACAGAGAAGATATTTTTGAGCAAGTCCTCATGTCCACTACAATGGATTTCAGCCAGGATTCCAGTAGCAAGCCAGGGGCCCCAGAAGAGTCTGAGTTTTGGGTGTCTGCTCTGTCAGAGGGAGAGTTGGCCGATGTATCTACTACACACCCACCATCTCTGCCAAATGCACTTGCAACCACAGATGCAATCTCCTCAAGCCCTCCTTCTCAGCAGAACTCGGATGATAAAGGAATCCAGACTGAGCCAGTGCCCATGTCTCCGGACCTGCAGGCGCTGCTTCTTCAGATGCTCAAGTTCCACGGGGCTTCATTGGAGGATGCAGCGTTGGCATCCCCCAGCAGTCTCCTGGGATTTCCGAACCTACCCTCCATCACTTCCTCTACTGCCATTCAGCCTGACCCAACACCTTCCCAACCCAACATGCCTCCAGGGAGCCCCGACACCTCAACCGATTCTGGCAAATGTTGCTTGGAGCCTGCAGAGAGTCGCCGGTTTATGGAGGAGCTGGACTTTGGAGTCAATGAGGGGGAAAATTGTCTGTCTCCAGGACTGGATGTGGTTGGCAAGCGTTACTGGAGCAACAGCTTCCTGGTTGATCTGGTCGCAGTAGCAGCCCCGGTGTTGCCGACGGTGGCCTGGCTGTACTCTCGGCACGGTGTGGACGGGAGCGCTCCAGTGTACAACATTGCCGCTCTGATCAGGGGCTGTTGCATCATGGGATTGCACTCTCTTCGCCAGGTCGCAGACAGTCCAGATGCGTAG
- the gdf6a gene encoding growth/differentiation factor 6-A, whose amino-acid sequence MDASRGVAIYLGLLLVFLGNIPCFQSAALISPSAPRRNREDRISHQDGQRSSKFLKDILASSRPVAGHHKEDPKDAIVPHEYMLSIYRTYSAAEKLGLNASFFRSSKSANTITSFVDRGTDNLLHSPLRRQKYLFDVSTLSEKEELVGAELRIFRRAPGDLQTPLQTTGLYDIQLYPCRSDRLLDSRSLDPLDSIKPGWEVLDVWEIFKAHQHHHRQPHHQNHHRQQSNQLCFQLRVTLSNSDTEVDLRQLGLDRGVRSQQEKAILVAYTRSKKRENLFNEMKEKIRSRSEKEAGVVKATEDGVSAPMRGVKGEGPRRRRRTALSNRHGKRHGKKSKSRCSKKALHVNFKKLGWDDWIIAPLDYEAYHCEGVCDFPLRSHLEPTNHAIIQTLMNSMDPNSTPPSCCVPTKLSPISILYIDSGNNVVYKQYEDMVVEQCGCR is encoded by the exons ATGGACGCATCTCGAGGCGTTGCGATATATCTAGGCCTTCTCCTTGTTTTCCTTGGGAATATACCGTGTTTCCAGTCTGCCGCACTCATCTCTCCCTCTGCGCCGAGGAGGAACAGGGAAGACAGGATCTCTCATCAGGACGGACAAAGGTCATCCAAATTCTTAAAAGACATCTTGGCGTCTTCTCGTCCTGTCGCGGGACATCACAAAGAAGACCCAAAGGACGCTATTGTTCCGCATGAATACATGCTCTCCATATACAGGACATACTCGGCTGCAGAGAAACTCGGACTAAACGCCAGCTTTTTCCGCTCTTCTAAATCCGCCAACACCATAACAAGTTTTGTGGACAGAGGAACAG ACAATCTTTTGCACTCTCCTCTGCGACGACAAAAGTATCTGTTTGATGTGTCAACCCTTTCAGAGAAAGAGGAACTAGTCGGGGCGGAATTAAGAATATTTAGGAGAGCGCCGGGGGATTTGCAGACTCCCCTGCAGACGACGGGCCTCTACGACATCCAGCTCTACCCCTGCCGCTCCGACAGGCTACTGGACTCCAGGTCTTTGGACCCACTGGATTCCATCAAACCTGGCTGGGAGGTTTTGGACGTGTGGGAAATCTTCAAGGCGCACCAGCACCACCATCGTCAGCCACATCACCAGAACCATCACCGCCAGCAGAGCAACCAGCTCTGCTTCCAGCTTAGGGTGACGCTCAGCAACTCAGACACCGAGGTGGACCTGAGGCAGCTGGGGCTGGACAGAGGCGTCCGGAGTCAGCAGGAGAAGGCCATCCTGGTGGCCTACACCCGCTCCAAGAAGAGGGAGAACCTGTTCAACGAGATGAAGGAGAAGATCAGGTCGCGGAGTGAGAAGGAGGCGGGAGTGGTGAAGGCGACAGAGGACGGGGTGTCCGCGCCGATGAGGGGGGTGAAGGGAGAGGGTCCCCGGCGGCGGAGGAGGACGGCGCTGAGCAATCGGCACGGGAAAAGGCACGGGAAGAAATCCAAGTCCAGGTGCAGCAAAAAGGCGCTGCACGTGAATTTCAAAAAGCTGGGCTGGGACGACTGGATCATCGCGCCCCTGGATTACGAGGCGTACCACTGCGAGGGGGTGTGCGACTTCCCCCTGAGGTCGCACCTCGAGCCGACCAACCACGCCATCATACAGACGCTCATGAACTCCATGGACCCCAATAGCACCCCACCCAGCTGCTGCGTCCCCACCAAACTTAGCCCCATCAGCATCCTCTACATAGACTCGGGCAACAACGTGGTGTATAAACAATACGAGGACATGGTGGTGGAGCAGTGCGGGTGCAGGTAG